The following are encoded together in the Enterobacteriaceae endosymbiont of Plateumaris braccata genome:
- the dnaB gene encoding replicative DNA helicase, which produces MIVNNLIKKSKFRKDFDIEGIKLPPHSLEAEQSILGGLMLDNNRWENVIEKIIVQDFFTFAHRIIFNEMQLLTDIGKPIDLITLSESLENKRKLNDVGGFAYLAELSKNIPSISNIYAYIDIVRERAIIREMILAANEIAEAGYFPNGRNSEDLINLAESRIFQIAEKRTNKDTKPKGVDEILEVTISKIESFYKSTKHGVTGVDTGYHALNKKTAGLQKSDLIIIASRPSMGKTTFAMNICENAAISQEKPVLIFSLEMPCEQIMMRMLASLSRVDQTRIRTGQLNDNDWEKISNTMALLLKKKNIYIDDSSELTPTEVRLRSRRIFREYNGLSLIMVDYLQLMRVPSLSFNRTLEIAEISRSLKALAKELHVPVLALSQLNRSLEQRSDKRPMNSDLRESGSIEQDADLIMFIYRDEVYNEHSNLQGIAEIIIGKQRNGPIGTIRLTFNNKIARFDNYSNYYNNSNIDY; this is translated from the coding sequence ATGATAGTAAATAATTTAATAAAAAAATCTAAATTTAGAAAAGATTTTGATATAGAAGGCATTAAATTACCTCCTCATTCATTGGAAGCAGAACAATCAATATTAGGAGGATTAATGTTAGATAATAATCGTTGGGAAAATGTTATAGAAAAAATTATTGTACAAGATTTTTTTACATTTGCTCATAGAATTATTTTTAATGAAATGCAATTATTAACAGATATTGGAAAACCAATTGATTTAATTACTCTATCAGAATCTTTAGAAAATAAAAGAAAGTTAAATGATGTAGGAGGTTTTGCATATTTAGCTGAGTTATCAAAAAATATTCCTAGTATATCTAATATTTATGCATATATTGATATTGTCCGAGAAAGAGCAATTATTAGAGAAATGATATTAGCTGCAAATGAAATTGCTGAAGCAGGATACTTTCCTAATGGAAGAAATAGTGAAGATTTAATAAATTTAGCTGAATCTCGTATTTTTCAAATAGCAGAAAAACGTACAAATAAGGATACAAAACCTAAAGGAGTTGATGAAATTTTAGAAGTAACAATTTCTAAAATTGAATCTTTCTATAAATCAACAAAACATGGCGTTACAGGAGTAGATACTGGATATCATGCATTAAATAAAAAAACAGCCGGATTACAAAAGTCAGATTTAATAATTATTGCTTCTAGACCATCAATGGGTAAAACAACTTTTGCAATGAATATTTGTGAAAATGCAGCTATATCACAAGAAAAACCAGTATTAATATTTAGTTTAGAAATGCCTTGTGAACAAATTATGATGCGTATGTTAGCTTCTCTTTCCAGAGTTGACCAGACACGTATTCGAACAGGACAATTAAATGATAATGATTGGGAAAAAATTTCAAATACAATGGCTCTTTTATTAAAAAAAAAAAATATATATATTGATGATTCTTCTGAACTTACTCCTACTGAAGTAAGATTAAGATCACGTAGAATATTTAGAGAATATAATGGATTAAGTTTAATTATGGTTGATTATTTGCAGTTAATGAGAGTACCTTCATTATCTTTTAATAGGACATTAGAAATAGCTGAAATATCACGTTCATTAAAAGCATTAGCAAAAGAATTACATGTTCCTGTTTTAGCTTTATCGCAATTAAATAGATCTTTAGAACAAAGATCTGATAAACGTCCAATGAATTCTGATTTAAGAGAATCTGGATCTATAGAGCAAGATGCAGATTTAATAATGTTTATTTATAGAGATGAAGTATATAATGAACATAGTAATTTACAAGGTATTGCAGAAATTATTATAGGAAAACAACGTAATGGTCCAATCGGTACTATAAGATTAACTTTTAATAATAAAATAGCTCGATTTGATAATTATTCTAATTATTATAATAATTCTAATATTGATTATTAA
- the dusA gene encoding tRNA dihydrouridine(20/20a) synthase DusA, translating to MNKIPYYRFSVAPMFKKTDKYCRYFYRKLTKYALLYTEMIHSNAIINNKLLLFDNCGDNIALQLAGNNPKILSLCSKKAEKLGYKEINLNVGCPSIRSQKGNFGACLMTQYNILSDCIKSMSDSVSIPITIKTRIGINNDDSYTFLCNFIEILSNSGCNMFIIHARKAFLFNKLKTNINFNIPSLNYKVVYKIKKTFPNIKISINGDIQSLEEVKNHLKYVDGVMMGRKIFNDPKFLMKIDQEIFYQKYITQSPLIIIRSMSFYIEEELKKGTNLKKIISSILNFFNGINGSVNFKKFINNKNNYLHNSSIQVLNKALSYIKDI from the coding sequence TTTTATAGAAAATTAACAAAATATGCTCTTTTATATACTGAAATGATACATTCTAATGCCATTATTAATAATAAATTGCTTTTATTTGATAATTGTGGAGATAATATTGCATTACAGTTAGCAGGAAATAATCCTAAAATATTATCTTTATGTTCAAAAAAAGCAGAAAAATTAGGATATAAAGAAATTAATTTAAATGTAGGTTGTCCATCTATTAGATCTCAAAAAGGTAATTTTGGTGCATGTTTAATGACACAATATAATATTTTATCTGATTGTATTAAATCAATGAGTGATAGTGTTTCAATACCTATTACAATTAAAACTCGTATTGGTATTAATAATGATGATAGTTATACATTTTTATGTAATTTTATAGAGATATTATCTAATAGTGGTTGTAATATGTTTATTATACATGCACGTAAAGCATTTCTTTTTAACAAATTAAAAACTAATATTAATTTTAATATTCCTAGTTTAAATTATAAAGTTGTATATAAAATTAAAAAAACATTTCCAAATATTAAAATATCAATAAATGGAGATATACAATCTTTAGAAGAAGTAAAAAATCATTTAAAATATGTAGATGGAGTTATGATGGGTAGAAAAATTTTTAATGATCCTAAATTTTTAATGAAAATTGATCAAGAAATTTTTTACCAAAAATATATTACGCAATCTCCTTTAATTATTATTAGATCCATGTCTTTTTATATTGAAGAAGAATTAAAAAAAGGTACTAATTTAAAGAAAATAATTTCTTCTATATTAAATTTTTTTAATGGTATAAATGGTTCTGTAAATTTTAAAAAATTTATTAATAATAAAAATAATTATTTACATAATAGTAGTATTCAAGTATTAAATAAAGCATTATCTTATATAAAAGATATATAA